The segment GACGGGCAGCGCCAGTTCGTGATCCTGGCCGCCGGAAACCTGGCCACTGCTCAGGCCACCATAACCCGGGTCAGACTCGATATTCGCGACGCTGCGCCGACTAACCTGCTGAATGTACCAACCGTGCAGCAGGCAGCTGACTACCTGGGTGAGCTGAGTCGCGCTGAACAACTTCGCCATGGTGAGAAGAAGGGTATGGATGCCAGCTTCATCATTGGTGGTCAGATTGCAGGCAGCGAGCATGAGTTAGCGCTGGTCTATCCGCAGGGCAACCACATTACGACTTCCTCCGATACTCTGTTTCTGCAGGTCGGTGAAAGCAAGTACGGAAAGCCGATTCTGGACCGCATTCTCACGCCGGAAACCAGCCTTGATACCTGTGCGCTCTGCTCACTGATCTCCATGGATTCCACCATGCGTAGCAATCTCATGGTGGGCCCTCCGGTGGAGTTACAGGTCTACCGGAGCGACAGCCTGGTACTGAACGGCTATCAGAAGCTTGAGGCCGACAGCCAGTTTCTGCGTGACATCGGCCGGGCCTGGGACGAACGCCTCAAGGCGGCCTTCCATCTTATGCCTTCACTTACCTGGGCAGATTCCACCGATTCTCCGATAATCGACAAGTCCCGCATCATTTAACCCAATCATTGCATAAATTGTTGAGGTCAGGAGCTTTCAGAGTAGTATTTCCAGCGTCGCACGGAGATTTTTGTGGATTGAGCGTAGTCACTCTACGTGATATCCAGAAAAATTGAGTACGGCGCTGGAAATGCTGCTATGGAAGCAGCGAAGCGGTCCTGGGCCAAGAATTTATGCAATGATTGGGTTAATTTTTCTCTATTTAATTTTTCGCTGAATTTGGCATCAGGCGCTCCTGCCGGCTACTTTTGAAAGTGATCGCCAACCCCGGTTATGGCCGGGAGATCACTTGTCATTACAAGCAGTACAAGGAGTCGTTATGTCAAAACCAGCAATCCGTCCCCCCTTTGGGCTGTTAGTCCGGTCTGCCACCACCATCGGCGTTGCCTTAACGCTGACCGCAGCAGTGCCGGCAACCGCAGCTCCCCCGTCGGAAAAACCTCATCCCCACACCCGCACTTATCTTCAGCACCTAAGCCCGGATGAACGTCAGTCACTGCGACAAATCCTGCAGGAGAACCTGCGCGGAGCCTCCAGCAGGGATAACCTGGATGCCATACCGCCCAATCAGGTTTATCAGGCCGTCTTTCTGGATATGCTGCTCAACCCCGGCCTGGGTGCCGGCCTGCTGCCCGCCGATCGGCAACTGATCGAATCCCTGCCCGCCCACAATGACAAGCAGTTTGCCGCCGGGACCAAGGGTGTCGTGGCGGCAGCCTGCCGGGTGATAGACCGGTTGTCAGCGAGCGATCCGGCTGCGGCGCAACTGGCTGCCCGCGCTTACCAGCGGGCCCAGAAGGCGCTCAATGCCAGGCTCGACCGTCACTACGG is part of the Gammaproteobacteria bacterium genome and harbors:
- a CDS encoding peptidase, yielding MSYCLAISVNEGLVFCSDSRTMQGVDRISTYSKMFRFGRDGQRQFVILAAGNLATAQATITRVRLDIRDAAPTNLLNVPTVQQAADYLGELSRAEQLRHGEKKGMDASFIIGGQIAGSEHELALVYPQGNHITTSSDTLFLQVGESKYGKPILDRILTPETSLDTCALCSLISMDSTMRSNLMVGPPVELQVYRSDSLVLNGYQKLEADSQFLRDIGRAWDERLKAAFHLMPSLTWADSTDSPIIDKSRII